Proteins encoded together in one Benincasa hispida cultivar B227 chromosome 1, ASM972705v1, whole genome shotgun sequence window:
- the LOC120070170 gene encoding serine/threonine-protein kinase STY13-like: MDSKGNDMGGITIPKETQGQDRTMNSKVAGMGSISSKDMIFRADMIDLKTLDMQLEKHLSRVWSKSIENQRPKEAWEIDLSKLEIEKVVAQGTYGTVYKGTYDNQDVAVKVLDWGEEGLATLAETAALRASFRQEVAVWHKLDHPNVTKFVGASMGATNLKIPMDGQNLFPSRACCVVVEFVPGGTLKEYLIRSCKKKLEFRKVIKLALDLSRGLSYLHSMKIVHRDVKTENMLMDSDDNVKIADFGVARVEAQNPRDMTGETGTLGYMAPEVLEGKPYNRRCDVYSFGICLWEIYCCDMPYADLSFADVSSAVVRHNLRPGIPRCCPSSLANVMKKCWDANPAKRPEMHEVVKMLEAIDTSRGGGMISPDSSRCFCFGPFRKIRGP; encoded by the exons ATGGATTCAAAAGGAAATGATATGGGGGGTATTACGATCCCAAAGGAGACACAGGGTCAGGATAGAACTATGAACTCAAAGGTGGCTGGTATGGGAAGCATTAGCAGCAAAGATATGATATTCAGAGCAGATATGATTGATTTGAAAACCCTAGATATGCAGCTAGAAAAGCACTTGAGCCGTGTTTGGTCAAAGAGCATTGAGAATCAAAGGCCTAAGGAGGCGTGGGAGATTGATTTGTCTAAACTTGAGATTGAAAAGGTAGTTGCGCAAGGGACATACGGAACAGTATACAAGGGTACATATGACAATCAAGATGTTGCAG TGAAGGTATTGGACTGGGGGGAGGAGGGTCTAGCCACATTGGCTGAAACTGCTGCTTTGCGGGCATCATTCCGGCAAGAGGTTGCTGTTTGGCACAAGCTTGATCATCCTAATGTTACAAAA TTTGTCGGAGCTTCAATGGGAGCTACAAATCTTAAAATTCCAATGGATGGTCAAAATTTGTTTCCATCTAGGGCCTGTTGTGTTGTTGTTGAGTTTGTTCCCGGTGGGACATTAAAAGAATACTTGATTAGATCCTGTAAAAAGAAACTGGAATTTAGGAAAGTGATTAAATTAGCTTTGGATCTCTCTAGAGG GCTCAGCTATCTACACTCCATGAAGATTGTACATCGTGATGTCAAAACTGAAAATATGTTGATGGATTCTGACGACAATGTCAAAATTGCTGATTTTGGAGTTGCCCGTGTTGAAGCTCAGAATCCAAGAGACATGACTGGGGAAACTGGTACTCTTGGATACATGGCCCCAGAG GTTCTTGAAGGGAAGCCGTACAATAGAAGATGTGATGTCTATAGTTTTGGCATCTGCTTATGGGAAATTTACTGCTGTGATATGCCATACGCGGATCTTAGTTTCGCTGACGTGTCCTCCGCAGTTGTTCGACAT AATCTGCGGCCGGGTATCCCGAGATGCTGTCCAAGTTCTCTGGCAAATGTGATGAAGAAATGCTGGGATGCCAATCCAGCCAAACGCCCTGAAATGCACGAGGTTGTCAAAATGTTAGAAGCCATTGATACAAGCAGAGGAGGGGGGATGATTTCTCCTGATAGCTCTAGATGTTTCTGTTTTGGGCCTTTCCGCAAGATCCGTGGTCCATAA